In a genomic window of Lycium ferocissimum isolate CSIRO_LF1 chromosome 9, AGI_CSIRO_Lferr_CH_V1, whole genome shotgun sequence:
- the LOC132031786 gene encoding ent-kaurenoic acid oxidase 2-like: MEHDSVFLYTVLAVGILTLISVLKRANGWYYSFKFSSKEYQVPPGDMGWPFIGNMLFFFRSFKLGGDLGTFISYFVTRFGAGGMYKSFMFGKPSVIITTPEIVRKVLMDDDSFDLGFPQYLKDLLGQEPAGGITIQEDRLIRRLTAPIKNHVVIYIFHN; this comes from the exons atggagcACGATTCAGTGTTCTTGTACACAGTTTTGGCAGTAGGGATTTTAACCCTTATTAGTGTGCTAAAGAGAGCAAATGGCTGGTATTATTCATTCAAATTTAGTTCAAAGGAATATCAAGTGCCTCCAGGTGACATGGGCTGGCCATTCATTGGCAACATGCTTTTCTTCTTCCGAAGTTTCAAATTAGGTGGTGATCTTGGCACATTTATATCTTACTTTGTTACTAG GTTCGGGGCAGGAGGGATGTACAAGTCATTTATGTTCGGAAAGCCTAGCGTCATCATCACAACGCCTGAAATAGTAAGGAAAGTGTTGATGGATGACGACAGTTTCGACCTTGGATTTCCTCAATATCTAAAGGACCTACTAGGACAAGAACCAGCTGGTGGAATAACAATCCAAGAAGACAGGCTTATTCGTCGATTAACAGCTCCAATAAAAAACCATgtagttatatacatatttcataattga
- the LOC132031787 gene encoding ent-kaurenoic acid oxidase 2-like, which produces MEHDSVFLYTVLAVGILTLISVLKRENGWYYSFKFSSKEYQVPPGDMGWPFIGNMLFFFRSFKLGGDLGTFISYFVTRFGAGGMYKSFMFGKPSVIITTPGIVRKVLMDDDSFDLGFPQYLKDLLGQEPAGGITIQEDRLIRRLTAPIKNHVVIYIFHTDFI; this is translated from the exons atggagcACGATTCAGTGTTCTTGTACACAGTTTTGGCAGTAGGGATTTTAACCCTTATTAGTGTGCTAAAGAGAGAAAATGGCTGGTATTATTCATTCAAATTTAGTTCAAAGGAATATCAAGTGCCTCCAGGTGACATGGGCTGGCCATTCATTGGCAACATGCTTTTCTTCTTCCGAAGTTTCAAATTAGGTGGTGATCTTGGCACATTTATATCTTACTTTGTTACTAG GTTCGGGGCAGGAGGGATGTACAAGTCATTTATGTTCGGAAAGCCCAGTGTCATCATCACAACGCCTGGAATAGTAAGGAAAGTGTTGATGGATGACGACAGTTTCGACCTTGGATTTCCTCAATATCTAAAGGACCTACTAGGACAAGAACCAGCTGGTGGAATAACAATCCAAGAAGACAGGCTTATTCGTCGATTAACAGCTCCAATAAAAAACCATgtagttatatacatatttcatactgaTTTTATTTAG